Proteins from a single region of Mus pahari chromosome 2, PAHARI_EIJ_v1.1, whole genome shotgun sequence:
- the Neurod6 gene encoding neurogenic differentiation factor 6: MLTLPFDESVVMPESQMCRKFARQCEDQKQIKKPESFPKQVVLRGKSIKRAPGEETEKEEEEEDREEEDENGLSRRRGLRKKKTTKLRLERVKFRRQEANARERNRMHGLNDALDNLRKVVPCYSKTQKLSKIETLRLAKNYIWALSEILRIGKRPDLLTFVQNLCKGLSQPTTNLVAGCLQLNARSFLMGQGGEAAHHTRSPYSTFYPPYHSPELATPPGHGTLDNSKSMKPYNYCSAYESFYESTSPECASPQFEGPLSPPPINYNGIFSLKQEETLDYGKNYNYGMHYCAVPPRGPLGQGAMFRLPTDSHFPYDLHLRSQSLTMQDELNAVFHN; the protein is encoded by the coding sequence ATGTTAACACTACCGTTTGACGAGTCTGTCGTAATGCCCGAATCCCAGATGTGCAGAAAGTTTGCTAGACAATGTGAGGACCAGAAACAAATTAAGAAACCAGAGAGCTTCCCAAAACAAGTTGTCCTTCGAGGAAAGAGCATTAAAAGGGCCCCTGGAGAAGAAAccgagaaagaggaggaggaggaagacagagaggaagaagatgagaatGGCTTGTCCAGAAGGAGGgggctcaggaaaaaaaagaccACCAAACTACGACTGGAAAGGGTCAAGTTCAGGAGACAGGAAGCTAATGCGCGCGAGAGGAACCGGATGCACGGCCTCAATGATGCTCTGGACAATTTGCGAAAAGTGGTCCCCTGTTACTCTAAAACCCAAAAACTGTCCAAAATAGAAACTTTACGGCTGGCCAAAAATTACATCTGGGCACTTTCTGAAATTCTGAGGATTGGCAAGAGACCGGATCTGCTCACGTTCGTCCAAAACTTATGCAAAGGTCTTTCCCAGCCAACTACAAACTTGGTGGCAGGCTGCTTACAGCTCAACGCCAGAAGTTTCCTGATGGGTCAGGGTGGGGAGGCTGCCCACCACACAAGGTCACCCTACTCCACATTCTACCCACCCTACCACAGCCCTGAGCTGGCCACTCCCCCAGGGCATGGGACTCTTGATAATTCCAAGTCCATGAAACCCTACAATTACTGCAGTGCATATGAATCCTTCTATGAAAGTACCTCCCCTGAGTGTGCCAGCCCTCAGTTTGAAGGTCCCTTAAGTCCTCCCCCAATTAACTATAATGGGATATTTTCCCTGAAGCAAGAAGAAACCTTGGACTATGGCAAAAATTACAATTATGGCATGCATTACTGTGCAGTGCCACCCAGGGGTCCCCTTGGGCAGGGTGCCATGTTCAGGTTGCCCACCGACAGCCACTTCCCTTACGACTTACATCTGCGCAGCCAATCTCTCACTATGCAAGATGAATTAAATGCAGTTTTTCATAATtaa